One Brassica oleracea var. oleracea cultivar TO1000 chromosome C7, BOL, whole genome shotgun sequence genomic window carries:
- the LOC106304207 gene encoding S-alkyl-thiohydroximate lyase SUR1-like translates to MLFDNCRKDVKKTILPLGHEDPSVYPCFRTCIEAQRPPLRHNVDLVCDRLKDIRCVVCPKKPESCTYLLTKLELSLLDGIKDDIDFCVKLAREENLVFLPGEALGVKNWMRITIGVEAHMLEDALERLKGFCTRHTKKTDTETESPSSVENE, encoded by the exons ATGCTCTTCGACAACTGCAGGAAGGACGTTAAAAAGACTATCTTGCCCCTCGGCCATGAAGATCCTTCCGTCTATCCTTGCTTCCGCACCTGTATCGAGGCCCAACGTCCTCCCCTCCGGCATAATGTCGATTTGGTGTGTGATAGGCTCAAGGATATTCGCTGCGTCGTCTGTCCCAAGAAACCCGAGTCTTGCACTTATCTATTG ACAAAGCTTGAGCTGTCATTGTTGGATGGCATCAAGGATGACATTGATTTTTGCGTGAAGCTGGCCAGAGAGGAAAACCTCGTGTTTCTTCCAG GAGAGGCTCTGGGGGTGAAGAACTGGATGAGGATAACTATCGGAGTGGAAGCTCATATGCTTGAGGATGCACTTGAGAGACTCAAGGGTTTCTGTACACGCCATACCAAGAAGACAGATACAGAAACTGAGTCACCTTCAAGCGTTGAAAATGAGTGA